A single Blattabacterium sp. (Mastotermes darwiniensis) str. MADAR DNA region contains:
- a CDS encoding 50S ribosomal protein L22 — MIKKDAVKDTIVSASLNGIRSSPRKMRLVVNIIRNKSILKSLDILKYSSKHKITIHLRKLLLSLLSNYRQKYMEDSKKYLYIKEIMVNQGKTLKRLRPVPQGRGHRIRKRSSNVLVVLGIRNGN; from the coding sequence ATGATAAAAAAAGATGCTGTTAAAGATACTATTGTTTCAGCTTCTTTAAATGGAATACGTAGTTCTCCCAGAAAAATGAGATTAGTCGTTAATATTATTCGAAATAAAAGTATTCTAAAATCATTGGATATATTGAAGTACAGTAGTAAGCATAAAATTACTATTCATTTAAGAAAATTACTTCTTTCTTTGTTGTCTAATTACAGACAAAAATATATGGAAGATTCTAAAAAATACTTATACATAAAGGAGATTATGGTTAATCAAGGAAAAACTTTAAAAAGATTACGTCCTGTTCCTCAAGGTAGAGGACATAGGATTAGAAAGAGGTCAAGTAATGTTCTAGTTGTTTTAGGAATAAGGAATGGAAATTAA
- the rplD gene encoding 50S ribosomal protein L4: MEIKILDIKGNWTNRKVEFNDAFFSKKSYDHSIYLEIKRYLSAQRQGTHKSKERGEVSGSTRKIHKQKGTGESRKGNIKNPIFKGGGRVFGPRPRRYFEKINKSTRNLVRKTIIEYKLKTNKVRVIEDIQLEKPNTKFIFNLLRILHLKDEKSLMIVGIKNKNLYLSSRNLKKFKLLNVEELDCYSLLNFLYIIFSESSVNRIRELFMN; encoded by the coding sequence ATGGAAATAAAAATTTTAGATATAAAAGGTAATTGGACCAATCGAAAAGTTGAGTTCAATGATGCTTTTTTTTCTAAAAAATCTTATGATCATTCTATTTATTTAGAAATAAAGAGATATTTATCCGCACAACGTCAAGGAACACATAAGTCTAAGGAAAGAGGAGAGGTATCTGGGAGTACTAGGAAAATACACAAGCAAAAGGGAACTGGGGAATCTAGAAAAGGAAATATTAAAAATCCTATATTTAAAGGAGGAGGGAGAGTTTTCGGACCACGTCCTAGACGTTATTTTGAAAAGATAAATAAATCTACAAGAAATTTGGTTAGGAAAACTATTATAGAATATAAATTAAAAACAAATAAAGTCAGAGTGATAGAAGATATTCAATTGGAAAAGCCGAATACAAAATTTATTTTTAATCTTCTTAGAATTTTACATTTAAAAGATGAAAAATCATTGATGATAGTTGGAATAAAAAATAAAAATTTATATTTATCATCTAGGAATTTAAAAAAATTTAAGTTGTTGAATGTTGAAGAATTAGATTGTTACTCTTTGTTGAATTTTTTATATATTATTTTTTCTGAAAGTTCAGTGAATAGAATTCGTGAACTTTTCATGAATTAA
- the rplE gene encoding 50S ribosomal protein L5 produces the protein MRSRLSRLYEEKIVPSLMKKFKYTSVMEVPRLKKIVVHQGVGSSVLDDKKIIDYSMNEITSIAGQKAIFCYSKHDVSGFKLRKGMPIGVKVTLRRTRMYEFLERLITIALPRVRDFNGVKRTNFDGWGNYNMGISEQVIYPEIDIDQIKKNMGMNITFVTSTKKNIEALFLLSYFGLPFEKNDK, from the coding sequence ATGAGATCCAGATTAAGTAGATTGTATGAAGAGAAAATTGTTCCGAGTTTAATGAAAAAATTTAAATATACTTCTGTTATGGAAGTTCCAAGACTTAAAAAAATAGTAGTTCATCAAGGAGTTGGTTCTTCCGTTTTGGATGATAAAAAAATTATAGATTATTCTATGAATGAAATCACTTCTATTGCAGGACAAAAAGCCATTTTTTGTTATTCCAAACATGATGTATCTGGATTTAAATTAAGAAAAGGGATGCCTATAGGAGTAAAAGTAACTTTACGAAGAACAAGAATGTATGAATTTCTGGAAAGACTTATTACTATTGCATTACCTAGAGTAAGAGATTTTAATGGAGTAAAAAGAACTAATTTTGATGGATGGGGAAATTACAATATGGGTATTTCTGAACAAGTTATTTATCCAGAAATTGATATCGATCAAATAAAAAAAAATATGGGAATGAATATTACATTTGTGACTTCTACAAAAAAAAATATAGAAGCTCTATTTCTTTTATCTTATTTTGGATTACCTTTTGAAAAAAATGATAAATAA
- the rpsE gene encoding 30S ribosomal protein S5 → MELKEKLVGVTRVCKVTKGRRYFSFSAIVIRGNEKGMVGYGFGKSKEASDAIHKAGEQAKKNLCKVCIYRGTIPHEQEAKYGGARVLIKPASEGTGIIAGGALRAVLEAVGLKNVLSKSKGSSNPHNVIKATIKALRDMRDVRMISRLRGISIEKVYNG, encoded by the coding sequence TTGGAATTAAAAGAGAAATTAGTAGGAGTAACCAGAGTATGCAAAGTAACTAAAGGAAGAAGATATTTTAGTTTTAGTGCTATTGTTATTAGAGGAAATGAGAAAGGAATGGTAGGATATGGATTTGGAAAATCTAAAGAGGCTTCTGATGCTATTCATAAAGCTGGAGAACAGGCAAAGAAAAACTTATGTAAGGTATGCATATATAGAGGGACTATTCCTCACGAACAAGAAGCTAAGTATGGAGGGGCTCGTGTACTTATTAAACCTGCTTCTGAAGGGACTGGAATTATTGCTGGAGGGGCTTTAAGGGCTGTTTTAGAAGCTGTTGGATTGAAAAATGTATTATCAAAATCCAAGGGATCATCAAATCCCCATAATGTGATTAAAGCGACGATTAAAGCACTTAGAGATATGAGGGATGTACGAATGATTTCTAGACTAAGAGGAATTTCTATTGAAAAAGTATATAATGGATAA
- the rplW gene encoding 50S ribosomal protein L23, protein MILIKPFITEKYSIKEKDSYYVFSVCINSNKQQIKKEISDIFGVSVKSIRTMISCRKDKSKYTKKGFLYGKTNRLKKAIVQLKDNQKIDYFKR, encoded by the coding sequence ATGATTTTAATTAAACCTTTTATTACAGAAAAATATTCTATAAAAGAAAAGGATTCTTATTATGTTTTTTCTGTATGTATCAACAGTAATAAACAACAGATAAAAAAAGAAATAAGTGATATATTTGGGGTTTCAGTAAAGAGTATTCGAACAATGATTTCTTGTAGGAAAGATAAATCTAAATATACAAAGAAGGGCTTTTTATATGGAAAAACCAATAGATTGAAGAAAGCAATTGTTCAATTGAAAGATAATCAAAAAATTGATTATTTTAAAAGATAA
- the rplF gene encoding 50S ribosomal protein L6, producing MSRIGKNPIFIPEGVKVNLIDNKVIIKGRLGILSQDISDEIKVIIQDSKLYLRKVREDKRTKSLHGLYRVLIDNMVKGVSKGFQKELELVGIGYRVSHYKEDILEFNLGFSHKIMMEIPKEICIETKVEKGKNPILILRSYDKQLLGMIAAKIRSFRKPEPYKGKGIRYVKEKVRRKEGKSA from the coding sequence ATGTCTAGAATTGGAAAAAATCCTATATTTATTCCTGAAGGGGTTAAAGTAAACCTTATTGACAATAAGGTTATTATAAAGGGAAGATTGGGAATTTTAAGTCAGGATATTTCTGATGAAATAAAAGTAATTATCCAAGATAGTAAACTTTATTTAAGAAAAGTTAGAGAAGATAAAAGAACTAAATCTTTGCATGGGTTGTATCGTGTTTTAATTGATAACATGGTTAAAGGAGTTTCAAAGGGATTTCAAAAAGAATTGGAATTGGTAGGTATTGGATATAGAGTTTCTCATTATAAAGAAGATATATTGGAGTTTAATTTAGGTTTTTCTCATAAAATTATGATGGAAATTCCTAAAGAGATTTGTATAGAAACAAAAGTGGAAAAAGGAAAAAATCCTATTCTTATTTTAAGATCTTATGATAAACAACTTTTAGGTATGATAGCAGCAAAAATTCGTTCGTTTAGGAAACCAGAACCTTATAAAGGAAAAGGAATAAGATATGTAAAAGAAAAAGTGCGTAGAAAAGAAGGTAAATCGGCCTAA
- the rpsQ gene encoding 30S ribosomal protein S17, with amino-acid sequence MIKEEKKKDFGSSSVRAPRRKERVGIVTSDKMNKTIIVSEIKKMKHKYYGKSILKKKKYMVHDERNTSKNGDIVSIMETRPISKNKCWRLVSIIKK; translated from the coding sequence ATGATAAAAGAAGAGAAAAAAAAGGACTTTGGTAGTAGTAGTGTAAGAGCTCCTAGAAGAAAAGAAAGAGTAGGAATAGTAACCAGTGATAAAATGAATAAAACAATTATTGTTTCTGAAATAAAAAAAATGAAACATAAATATTATGGAAAAAGTATATTGAAAAAAAAGAAATATATGGTTCATGATGAAAGAAATACATCTAAAAATGGTGATATAGTTAGTATTATGGAGACTCGTCCTATTAGCAAAAATAAATGTTGGAGATTGGTGTCGATTATAAAAAAATAG
- the rpmC gene encoding 50S ribosomal protein L29 has product MKKYSKIKIFSVEDIEPHINIQKENYRRMKFDHAFGLKKNPVEIRFLRKYIAKLKTELNKLKSNK; this is encoded by the coding sequence ATGAAAAAATATTCAAAAATAAAGATATTTTCTGTAGAGGATATTGAACCACATATAAATATACAAAAAGAAAATTATCGAAGAATGAAATTCGATCATGCTTTTGGTTTAAAAAAAAATCCTGTAGAGATCAGATTTTTAAGAAAATATATTGCTAAATTGAAAACTGAATTAAATAAATTAAAAAGTAATAAATGA
- the rpsJ gene encoding 30S ribosomal protein S10, translating into MGHDIKIKLKSYDYNLLDKSAEKIVKSVLPTGVVLNGPVPLPTEKKIFTVLRSPHVNKKSREQFLLPTHKRLLQIHNASSKTVDALMKLELPSGVEAEIKV; encoded by the coding sequence ATGGGTCATGATATAAAAATAAAATTGAAGTCTTATGACTATAATTTATTGGATAAATCTGCTGAGAAAATTGTAAAATCTGTTTTACCAACAGGAGTGGTGTTGAATGGACCAGTTCCATTACCTACTGAAAAGAAGATATTCACAGTTTTACGTTCTCCTCATGTGAATAAGAAGTCAAGAGAACAATTTTTACTTCCTACTCATAAAAGACTTTTGCAAATCCATAATGCCTCATCTAAAACAGTAGATGCTCTAATGAAATTAGAATTGCCAAGTGGAGTTGAAGCGGAAATTAAAGTCTAA
- the rpsC gene encoding 30S ribosomal protein S3, which translates to MGQKTNPIINRLGIIIGWQSSWCNNYKDRIQEDSKVRKYIEARFPKGIISRVIIERTLKFITITIRTSRPALVIGKGGDEVDTVRKELKRLTKKEVQINISEVKRPELDAPLVAKGLVRQLENRISYKKAIRLAILSAIRMNAKGIKIQISGRLNGAEMARRESYKEGRISLGTFRADVDYYMDVAHTVYGSIGIKVWIMKGEIYGKRELYPLFSIQQRKLRFKKYSSFRKKKS; encoded by the coding sequence ATGGGGCAAAAAACCAATCCAATCATTAATCGTCTTGGAATCATTATTGGATGGCAATCAAGTTGGTGTAATAATTATAAAGACAGAATACAGGAAGATTCTAAAGTTAGAAAATATATAGAAGCACGTTTTCCTAAGGGAATAATATCTCGTGTTATTATAGAAAGAACTTTAAAGTTTATAACTATAACTATTAGAACTTCACGTCCAGCTCTTGTTATAGGAAAGGGAGGAGATGAAGTGGATACAGTTAGAAAAGAATTAAAAAGACTCACTAAAAAAGAAGTTCAAATTAATATATCGGAAGTAAAACGTCCTGAATTAGATGCTCCTTTGGTAGCTAAAGGTTTGGTTAGACAATTGGAAAATAGAATTTCTTATAAAAAAGCAATAAGATTAGCTATACTATCAGCTATTAGAATGAATGCTAAGGGAATAAAAATACAAATTTCTGGACGTTTGAATGGAGCTGAAATGGCCAGAAGGGAATCTTATAAAGAAGGACGTATTTCTCTCGGTACTTTTCGTGCAGATGTTGATTATTATATGGATGTAGCTCATACTGTATATGGGAGTATAGGAATTAAAGTTTGGATCATGAAAGGAGAAATATATGGAAAGAGAGAATTATATCCATTGTTTAGCATCCAACAAAGAAAATTACGTTTTAAAAAATATTCTTCTTTTAGAAAAAAGAAATCTTGA
- the rpsH gene encoding 30S ribosomal protein S8, giving the protein MNTDPIADFLTRIRNACYVKHKLLEVPFSKIKKEISKVLLENGYILDYKLENKKKIKIALKYCKNISVIKQIIRISKPGLRKYSKYKNLPRVLNGLGIAIISTSYGVITDKQARKKKLGGEILCYVY; this is encoded by the coding sequence ATGAATACTGATCCTATTGCTGATTTTTTAACTAGAATAAGAAATGCATGTTACGTCAAACATAAACTTTTAGAAGTTCCATTTTCTAAGATAAAAAAAGAAATTTCTAAAGTTTTATTAGAAAATGGTTATATTTTGGATTATAAATTAGAAAACAAAAAAAAAATTAAAATTGCTTTAAAATATTGTAAAAATATATCTGTAATTAAACAAATAATCAGAATAAGTAAGCCAGGATTAAGAAAATACTCTAAATATAAAAATCTTCCTCGTGTATTGAATGGATTGGGAATTGCTATTATTTCTACTTCTTATGGTGTTATAACGGATAAACAAGCAAGAAAGAAAAAATTAGGAGGTGAAATATTGTGTTATGTTTATTAA
- the rplB gene encoding 50S ribosomal protein L2, with protein MSIKKLKPITSSQRFRIVNNYDQITNNYPEKSLTKGLCKSGGRNNYGRMTMRYFGGGHKRKYRIIDFKRRKFGIPAIIKSIEYDPNRSSFIALLHYKDGEKRYIIAMNGFKIGQEIISGKKISFNIGDSTFLSEIPLGTNISCIELIPGQGAKIARSAGAYAQLFAKNGKYATLKFPSGEMRMVMINCMATIGIVSNPDHQSETYGKAGKNRHFGRRPRTRGVAMNPVDHPMGGGEGKASGGIPRSRKGFPSKGFRTRSRKKYSDRYILQRRKK; from the coding sequence ATGTCTATAAAAAAATTAAAACCAATAACATCTAGTCAACGTTTTAGAATTGTCAATAATTATGATCAAATTACAAATAATTATCCGGAAAAATCTTTGACAAAGGGATTATGTAAATCTGGAGGGAGAAATAATTATGGGAGAATGACTATGCGTTATTTTGGAGGTGGTCATAAGAGGAAATATAGAATAATTGATTTTAAAAGAAGGAAATTTGGAATTCCTGCAATTATAAAATCTATAGAGTATGATCCTAACCGATCTTCTTTCATAGCTCTTTTACATTATAAGGATGGAGAAAAACGATATATCATAGCTATGAATGGATTTAAAATAGGACAAGAAATTATTTCTGGAAAAAAAATTTCTTTTAATATAGGAGATTCTACTTTTTTGAGTGAAATTCCATTAGGAACGAATATTTCTTGTATAGAGTTGATCCCTGGACAAGGAGCTAAAATAGCAAGAAGTGCAGGAGCTTATGCTCAATTATTTGCAAAAAATGGAAAATATGCCACTTTAAAATTTCCTTCTGGAGAAATGAGAATGGTAATGATTAATTGTATGGCTACCATAGGAATAGTTTCCAATCCAGATCATCAGTCAGAAACATATGGAAAAGCTGGAAAAAATCGTCATTTTGGAAGAAGACCTAGAACTAGAGGGGTAGCTATGAATCCTGTAGATCATCCAATGGGAGGAGGAGAAGGAAAAGCTTCTGGTGGAATTCCTAGAAGTAGAAAAGGTTTCCCTTCTAAAGGATTTAGAACACGTTCTAGAAAAAAATATTCAGATAGATATATTTTGCAACGAAGGAAAAAATAA
- the rpsS gene encoding 30S ribosomal protein S19 — MARSLKKGPFVSHKLYNKVLNNIKLEKKSIIKTWSRPSTILPDFVGQTFAVHNGRKFINVYITENMIGHKLGEFAPTRTFRGHAGSKNKLKTKN; from the coding sequence ATGGCAAGATCTTTAAAGAAAGGTCCATTTGTTTCTCATAAGTTATATAATAAGGTTTTAAATAATATAAAATTGGAAAAAAAGTCTATCATTAAGACCTGGTCAAGGCCTTCCACTATTTTACCAGATTTTGTAGGACAAACTTTTGCAGTTCATAATGGAAGAAAATTTATTAATGTTTATATCACAGAAAATATGATTGGACATAAATTAGGAGAATTTGCGCCTACTCGTACTTTTAGAGGACATGCTGGATCAAAAAATAAATTAAAAACAAAGAATTAA
- the rplR gene encoding 50S ribosomal protein L18: MEKRRILKKIFGTPKRPRISVFRSNKAIYVQIIDDLSGRTLVSSSSREKIFKNCTKTKKELSNEVGKLLGQRAKTLNIQKVVFDKGRYLYHGRVKSLVEGIREMGLDF; this comes from the coding sequence ATGGAAAAAAGAAGAATATTAAAAAAAATATTTGGGACACCGAAAAGACCAAGGATCTCTGTTTTTAGGAGTAATAAAGCTATTTATGTACAAATAATTGACGATTTATCTGGTAGAACTTTAGTTTCTTCTTCTTCAAGAGAGAAAATATTTAAGAATTGTACAAAAACAAAAAAAGAATTATCCAATGAAGTAGGAAAATTATTAGGTCAAAGAGCAAAGACGTTGAACATACAAAAAGTAGTTTTTGATAAGGGGAGATATTTGTATCATGGTAGAGTGAAGTCCTTAGTAGAGGGAATAAGAGAAATGGGTTTGGATTTTTAA
- the rplN gene encoding 50S ribosomal protein L14, whose protein sequence is MLQQESRCKVSDNTGAKEALIIRVLGGSGKKYAVLGDTIVVTIKTAISGGSMIKKGQITKAIVIRTKKKTRRKDGSYISFDDNACVLINPSGEMIGTRVFGPVARELRDKEYMKIISLAQEVL, encoded by the coding sequence ATGTTACAACAAGAATCCAGGTGTAAAGTTTCAGATAATACTGGAGCGAAAGAAGCTTTAATTATTCGTGTTTTAGGTGGTTCTGGAAAAAAATATGCTGTATTAGGAGATACTATAGTTGTTACAATAAAAACGGCTATTTCTGGTGGAAGTATGATTAAAAAGGGTCAGATTACCAAGGCTATAGTAATAAGAACAAAGAAAAAAACAAGGAGAAAAGATGGTTCATATATAAGTTTTGATGATAATGCTTGTGTTCTTATTAATCCATCTGGAGAAATGATAGGGACTAGAGTTTTTGGTCCAGTAGCAAGAGAATTAAGGGATAAAGAATATATGAAAATTATTTCTTTAGCTCAAGAAGTTTTATAA
- the rplP gene encoding 50S ribosomal protein L16, translating to MLQPKKTKYKKKQKGRIRGNSAKGTFLSRGLYGIKALEASWISSKQLEAARIAATRYMKREGKLWINIFPDKPATKKPQEVRMGKGKGPVEFWVSVVKPGRILFEIDGVDMKVAKEALRLASQKLPIKIKFIF from the coding sequence ATGTTACAACCAAAAAAAACAAAATATAAAAAAAAACAAAAAGGACGAATACGTGGGAATTCTGCAAAAGGAACTTTTCTTTCAAGAGGTTTATATGGGATAAAAGCGTTGGAAGCTTCTTGGATTTCATCCAAACAATTAGAAGCAGCTCGTATTGCTGCGACTAGATATATGAAAAGGGAGGGAAAATTGTGGATAAATATTTTTCCGGATAAACCAGCAACAAAAAAACCACAGGAAGTTCGTATGGGAAAAGGAAAGGGGCCTGTAGAATTTTGGGTATCCGTAGTGAAACCTGGAAGAATATTATTTGAAATAGATGGAGTGGATATGAAAGTAGCAAAAGAAGCGTTAAGATTAGCTTCTCAAAAACTTCCCATAAAAATAAAATTTATTTTTTAA
- the rpsN gene encoding 30S ribosomal protein S14: MAKESVKARQKKREKIVLKYARKRKILKESKNYKLLQKLPRDASPVRLRNRCSITGRCRGYMRLFGISRIVFRNMVAQGLIPGVKKASW; this comes from the coding sequence ATGGCTAAAGAATCTGTAAAGGCAAGACAAAAAAAAAGAGAAAAAATTGTATTGAAATATGCAAGAAAAAGAAAAATTTTGAAAGAATCTAAAAATTATAAATTGTTGCAAAAATTACCTAGAGATGCTTCTCCAGTTCGTTTACGAAATAGATGTTCCATTACTGGAAGATGTAGAGGATACATGCGTTTATTTGGTATATCTAGAATAGTTTTTAGAAATATGGTTGCTCAAGGACTTATCCCTGGAGTAAAAAAAGCTAGTTGGTAA
- the rplX gene encoding 50S ribosomal protein L24: protein MIKKGDVVSILSGNYKGNKGIVIKVFPKKEKAIVRGINMVKKHVKPNTNRSKGDILEKEAPIHISNLKKENNEIQIK, encoded by the coding sequence ATGATAAAGAAAGGGGATGTAGTTTCTATTTTATCAGGAAATTATAAAGGAAATAAAGGAATTGTTATCAAAGTTTTTCCTAAAAAGGAGAAGGCTATTGTACGTGGAATAAATATGGTTAAAAAACATGTTAAACCTAATACAAATAGATCTAAAGGAGATATTCTGGAAAAAGAAGCTCCTATACATATATCTAATTTAAAAAAAGAAAATAATGAGATCCAGATTAAGTAG
- the rplC gene encoding 50S ribosomal protein L3, whose translation MGGLIGINFGMTSFFSKDGKNIPCSIIRIEPCYVVQIKTVKKDGYYSIQLGMDEKKKKHTTKSLQGHFNKAGISPKKKLLEFKGLFGKDSIQLGDKINVNFFMEGELVDVKGISKGKGFQGVVKRHGFSGVGETSHGQHNRLRAPGSIGAGSDPSRIFKGKKMAGRMGGKNITIQNLEILKIDEYKNILVLKGSVPGNKNSYLMIKKKRWK comes from the coding sequence ATGGGAGGATTAATAGGAATAAATTTTGGAATGACAAGTTTTTTTTCTAAGGATGGAAAGAATATTCCATGTTCTATTATAAGAATAGAACCGTGTTATGTTGTGCAGATAAAAACAGTAAAAAAGGACGGTTATTATTCTATTCAACTGGGAATGGATGAAAAAAAGAAAAAACATACTACGAAATCCTTACAAGGTCATTTTAACAAGGCAGGAATTTCTCCAAAGAAAAAATTATTAGAATTTAAAGGTTTATTTGGAAAAGATTCTATTCAATTGGGAGATAAAATAAATGTAAATTTTTTTATGGAAGGAGAATTAGTAGACGTAAAAGGTATTTCTAAGGGAAAAGGTTTTCAAGGTGTAGTAAAAAGACATGGATTTTCAGGAGTAGGAGAAACTAGTCATGGTCAACACAATCGTTTGAGAGCACCTGGATCCATTGGGGCAGGATCTGATCCTTCACGTATTTTTAAGGGAAAAAAGATGGCTGGAAGGATGGGAGGAAAAAATATTACTATTCAAAATTTAGAAATATTAAAAATAGATGAATATAAAAATATTTTGGTATTGAAAGGATCAGTTCCAGGAAATAAGAATTCATATTTAATGATTAAGAAAAAAAGATGGAAATAA